A part of Carettochelys insculpta isolate YL-2023 chromosome 1, ASM3395843v1, whole genome shotgun sequence genomic DNA contains:
- the CLDN14 gene encoding claudin-14 — MASMAVQLLGFLLSLFGLLGTLIATILPHWWRTAHVGTNIITAVAYMKGLWMECVWHSTGIYQCQVHRSQLALPRDLQAARAMMVISCVLSMLACVVSVTGMQCTQCVKGTSAKNSLAVSGGIFFILAGLICLVPVSWTTNDVVTDFYNPMLPSGMKYEIGQALYLGFFAASLTILGGALLCTSCQNTGNNIPYQPQPRSTTRAAPSYRPPTAYKGNHASSLTSVSHSGYRLNDYV; from the coding sequence ATGGCAAGCATGGCTGTGCAGTTACTGGGATTCTTACTAAGTCTCTTTGGTCTACTAGGAACATTAATTGCTACTATTCTGCCTCACTGGTGGAGGACAGCCCATGTAGGTACCAATATAATAACAGCTGTGGCATACATGAAGGGGCTCTGGATGGAGTGTGTCTGGCATAGCACTGGCATCTACCAGTGCCAGGTCCATCGGTCTCAACTTGCACTGCCTCGTGACCTTCAAGCAGCTCGGGCCATGATGGTGATTTCCTGTGTTCTTTCCATGCTGGCATGTGTGGTGTCTGTTACTGGCATGCAGTGCACACAATGTGTCAAAGGGACCTCTGCCAAAAATTCTCTTGCTGTCTCTGGTGGAATCTTTTTTATCCTGGCTGGTCTCATATGCCTTGTTCCTGTTTCTTGGACTACTAATGATGTGGTTACAGATTTTTACAATCCCATGCTTCCCAGTGGGATGAAGTATGAGATAGGGCAAGCTCTTTACCTTGGCTTTTTTGCTGCATCTTTGACTATACTTGGTGGAGCTCTACTGTGTACATCATGCCAGAATACAGGCAACAACATACCTTACCAGCCACAACCAAGAAGCACAACAAGGGCTGCTCCTTCATATAGACCACCAACTGCCTACAAGGGGAACCATGCATCTTCACTGACATCTGTTTCACATAGCGGCTACAGATTAAATGACTATGTGTGA